The Rhinoderma darwinii isolate aRhiDar2 chromosome 9, aRhiDar2.hap1, whole genome shotgun sequence sequence AGCTGTAGTTTTTAGGACACACCGTTCTAATACATTTTTCCATATTTATGAGGAAGACACACATACGGGGACGAGAACAAACGTGGACACTTACTCTATTGGTATCCGGAACTGGACGGTGTCTGGGGGTTGCAGTTTACCAGGTCTCACCAGGGTCATAAAGAAGTTGGTCCTGAACACCCGTAGCTGTGGATTTCCGAGTTGGTAAAGGGGATATcttaaacagaaaaaataaagagaaatatATGAATAACGCTGCCGATGATCTGACGCTTACAGCAGTGTGTCGGTCACGTTCATGTGGTTTTTCTATTAACACCAATGCAACAATCCCAGCAATTTCAGTTATTTCTTCGCTACAAATAAACGGGTATAATATATGAATGCAAGCAGGAACCCATGTCTTATGCAATATTGACGGTTAGATCTCATAGTACAGACCTAAACAGCAGTATATCCAAAATGTCAGCGTTGTTCTACCATTATACGGAGGCTGGAGCTATATAATAAGCTTTTGCAAAACCAGTCAAGTGACAATCCCACAgactttaatggtttccgttAAACGGATACGTCGTGCAATGGGGTCATGGGAGTTCATCACGTATAGGTTAAACGAATACCATTACAGTCTGTGGGTGAttgatgccactattaggcatcctTCTAAAGTATCTgtagcccatagactataatggtatccatttataGCATAGGTCAAGGAAGGCTATTGAAAAGCCTATGACGTAGAAGTTAAACATGTATTTGTGACGtatgctatacagtggcataagtCGCCCAGAGGCTCCCATGTTATTAAAGTGTATACTGCGCGGTATACTTTTTTGCGGGATCTGGCAGGATgaaatagtgtagtctactatgctattcaatTATTTAGATTCTGACGTACACCAACTCGATGGAGGCCAAAAAGATGCACTTTAGGCCTGTGTCGGGCTAATAGAGCCCGATTGCTGCATTTAGGGCGTACTTTGGGAGCCTTCCTGACGTATACGCTAAACATAGGGCAAAAACGTGATGCGATCAGAGCCTTAGAAAGGTTTAACAAAACGAATGCAATGGAAAAGTGGAGAAGTTGTCCATAGCCACCAGAATTCAGCTTGTATTTTTCAGTCCTTTTGACAATAAGAGAAACAATATGATTCGTAGATATGGGCATCTCCTCCACTCTCCCTTTGCACAAGTTTTGATAACTCCAACAAATAGTTAGAAAAATCGGAAGAAAGAAAGACATAAGTTGCACAAAATGTATCAAAATCTTGCACAGGACTTTGTAAATTTGATGCAACTATGACTAATGAATTTTGACTATTGCTAAATATGCCCCATGTACGTTTGGTtagtaaaaaggggttgtctggtttagaaacccCACTTtcaaaataccctattagggaattttcaATGCTGGGTCCCCCATTTGTAACCTGCATCAATTAGCATGATCAGAAAGCAGCTACGAAGAACATCTGTCGCTCTAGAGGACCCAGCACATTACATTACACAaagagcccattgatttcaataagaattGTGTAATGTCTAATTTCCTCTGTAGTGGCGCTACAGGGGCACTGAACATTTGCTGCCAGCGAAAGTTGATCGCTGTGAATGCCAGCACCGGGGCACCGCTTTTTGCTTATTTTTAGGGGGAAAGGGGATGTCCTTATAGAAAGGGATTGTCCAATGAGAACAGCACCTTTCAATTAAACTTTTGTAAGATCTGATGTTGCCCGGAAGTCACACTTCATAGAAGGCAACATATATTGACAGCTATTAtttccattgaagtctatagggCGAAAAAGAAATTAACTAGGGTTGCCGCCTCTCTCTAGTTTTAAAACGTGTGATTAAAAActacaaaaggaaaccattttCTAAGGCAAACttatttttgtagcatttttgaaGTCCTGCTATTTATGACATTTAGGTTAGAcggaatattttatttttagattaAGTGTTATGGTTTGATTTAGGGTCTTCCACCTAACTCCAATGATAGACATAACTCAAAAGTAACGGATATCAATTTACATcatagtaaaattcctttaatctggcacccACGGGACCAGACGGGTGCCGGATTACTGAAGATTCCGGACAGAATATTAAGAGTTAAGAAAACAAGTTGAAAGAATACCTTTAAGGGTTGATATCCTCAGGAAGACGTGTAGCTCAAAAAGAAGATTAGCGTGCAGTCCAAAATAAAATATGGTACTATCACTTTATTATtagttttaaagggtaactaaatgttcaaacttctgacagaccatagtgacatgtcagaagttttaattggtgggggtctgagcactgagacctccaccgatcgctaaaacaaaagcGGCAGaagtactcgtgtgagcgctcagccgcttcgcttCTGCTCGGCTCTTTCTGAAAATCaacgtagcggagtacgggcccaatagaaagtctatgagcccgtactccaaaacattggctttccggaaaaagccggatAGAAAcaaaagtggctgagcgctcacccgaggacttctgccgcttcgttttagcgatcggtggaggtctcagcgctcggaaccccaccaatcaaaacttgacATGTCAACATGACctttcagaagtttgttgaacatttagttaccctttaattaaaaaaagttgAATTACAATAACTTTTCAAATAAAATAAGGTCAGTAAATCTAAAACTATAGtacaaaattaaataaacttaACATACACTTAAATAGTAATGCCACCCAAAACTGAAGATTCAGAATTGAAGGACACCATGGCCCAGGAACTCCACAACTAAGCTTCACTTACCCTAGGGTCCAGGTTACATAGGTATGTGAGATTTGGTTATGGGGTTCCTGGGCCAATTAACTTGAGAAGTTACTGTAAACAAGGAATGACCCTTAAAAAACATTTGGGCTGCACAGCTAATCCGATAAATCTTCTAATTTGATATTTTCTTCTGCACCATCCGATACATCAAGCTCCTCCACTTTATATTCTATGGACACGGGTGAGATGGATCGTCCCTGAGAGTGGGGATCAATAGCCTTCACAATGATGGAGGTAGTTGGAGTAGATGTTAGCACAGATTTTCTCTTCGGGTGCTTTTTGCATCTGTTCTTGTGGAAGCGCTTCATGACTGCAGCTCTTTTCTGGTAAAATTTATCGAGGACGATACGAAGGTTCATGACTTCTGATGGACTGTAATGACTATTGGTTTCGGCAAACTCAACAAATTTTGTAATGAATTCTGAAGCTTGATTCCAGGTGTATTTCCTTTTAGGTTCTTCCacaacctcctcctcctctttgtcAGGTGGGCCGGGCACTTCGATTTTAACATCTTGAAACTCATCATCGATGTATTGAACAACCGGTGTGTCCTTATCAACTACCATCCACTCTTCTACAAACCCTTCACCATTGTAAATCTTGGTTGGTAGCAATTTTTGTTCTTTTAAAAGGGAACTAAAAAACTCACTAGATCCTTCTGTAGATTCGGCATCTTTGGAAAACAGTTCAGCGGTGTCAGACACCTTCCTTATGCCATGGCGTTCTTTGAAGTTTCTTAACCATCCCTCAGAAAATATGCACTTTTCGGTCATTTCCATTTCGGCATAGAAAGCTTTGGCTTTCCCAATGATCATGGGCCCCGTCACAGTTATTCCTCGAGAGCGTATTTCTGTAAACCACCTATACACCACCTTATCCAATTGAGCTAATTTGGGTTGCTTCAATGTTTGTCGCTTCATAAGGCCTTTCATGGTTTCACTGGATGCTACAAAGGAGCATAATTGATCCTTTCGTTTCTTAATGTCGTAGATGGTGGATGAACCAATGTTGAATTCCTCCATGATGGAAGCCCGGCTTTCACCACTTTCAAGTCTCCTGATTATTTCTAGTTTCTGAGGGATTGTAAGTGTAACATGTTTCCTTTTGGCAGAAGGACCTTGAATGGAGTTggtctccattttggaaactggcaGTGCACTTTTTGCAATTCTCCTTGGTCTTTGTATCCCCGCTGTCTTGAAGCTTTCCCGAACTTTTACTCTTTCCCCTGTCCTCTTTTCTTCTGTTCAATCTTCCTCCTCAGCTCTTGTAAAACTCGGAACTATTAGACGCCAGTGGTTTAAAGTCTGATTCTCGACCATTTTGAGTAGATTCCGCAGTATTGGgttccagattaaaggaattttaccgtAAATTATCGTTGTATGTCCAAATAAAAGCATTTACCCACACCTGCAGAGGATGGATCAATACGTAAGACGGGCGGCAATACAGTACAATAACAATATCCCTGACCTTTACTGACCAAGAGAAAAATCCATTCTAGTTTTACATGAttaactgttgtttttttttttgctctgtttAGTCTACTCCATCATACATTCCTACAAAGCAGGAGAATATTTATTGACCTACATCAGTGGTATGAAATACTCAACAGACATAAATCAGCAACCGTAATCTTTTCCCGATATCCTTCCACATTTTAACAATTATAGGAATCGCACAAAATACTTAACCCTTGTCCCTTCACACGCACATAGACCagaggaaataaaataaaaacatccaCTCATGTCAGTTTCTCCTCCCATCTAGAACATAGAGCTGCAGGGACTccgttgggtgctgtatgtgcaaAGATATTCTCCACTAGAACCAACTCTTCAAAGGGAGAAAAGCGGCGTATATATGGCATCTACTGGAGCATGTCGCTTTATTTTCTCTGTATGAATAAAGTCGGCGGCATACGGAGGTACAATAGAAGCCCATGCACTTCTATAGGTGCCCAATTACAGCTCCTTGCAAAGTAGAGCCATAATAcagccgtgtgcaggaggccttataaTCAGTATCCAACTACAAATGACTGTGATCATGGATAGAGTTTAGTACAAGGATGGGTAGTTTATAAATGGTGATCATTGACagctgtgctttttatttaaaagaaacgatctgttttcaccactttattagcgattttagatttatgctaatgagttgcttaatgccccagtgggcgtgtttttactttagaccaagtgggtcatgcactcctctccattcatttaggcagcgcatagggatccttttagatgcttatgtgctgtcttatactaacacattaacaatactgaagtgtttaaacagtgaatagacattccacgtgatgtctattcacaatctctgcacttcgttactctgtctgtgttagttacagcagaggaagcgtaatctcgttgtaacctgtcatctacagcgtaatctcgcgagattacgctgtgctctgctgtaactaccacaaacagagtaacgaagtgcagagattgtgaatagacatcccgtggaatgtctattcactgtctaaacacttcagtatcgttaatgtgttagtataagacagcacataaggatctagcaggatccctatgcgctgagtaaatgaatggagaagagtgcatgacgctgattggtcagcgtcatacactcctctgtacaacacccacttggtctgacgtaaaaacacgcccacttgggcgttaagcatcattagcataaatctaaaaatcgctaataaagtggtgaaaacagatcattttaaataaaaagcacagctgtcacctacattacagggccgatcacattatgtaggagatagggcacttataatgtggtgacagtctctttaaagagtaactgcactttcctGAACTTTTCATATGCCATATAGACATATCACAAGTTTGGATCGGTGAGTATCTGGAtggcgtcagctccctgctcccccATTCGCTATGTAATTCCGGCCGTGAGAGGCTCCGCGCAGACAGACggtgcagtgacgtcattgcgtcTCTCTGCGTCAAGTTACTTATAGAACaaactggaggagcagagggatcgccTCTACTCATCGTGGAaacagggttaggtgagtatttctTTTTTACTAGGCACTATGaggggagcagctataggggcattatactgtttgggggcagctataagcgcGGAGGCCACACTGGGGGGCCATTAGACCGCGCGGAGGCCACACTGGGGGGCCATTAGACCGCGCGGAGGCCACACTGGGGGGCCATTAGACCGCGCGGAGGCCACACTGGGGGGCCATTAGACCGCGCGGAGGCCACACTGGGGGGCCATTAGACCGCGCGGAGGCCACACTGGGGGGCCATTAGACCGCGCGGAGGCCACACTGGGGGGCCATTAGACCGCGCGGAGGCCACACTGGGGGGCCATTAGACCGCGCGGAGGCCACAATGGTGGGGCCATTAGACCGCGCGGAGGCCACAATGGTGGGGCCATTAGACCGCGCGGAGGCCACAATGGGGGGCCATTAGACCGCGCGGAGGCCACAATGGGGGGCCATTAGACCGCGCGGAGGCCACAATGGGGGGCCATTAGACCGCGCGGAGGCCACAATGGGGGGCCATTAGACCGCGCGGAGGCCACAATGGGGGGCCATTAGACCGCGCGGAGGCCACAATGGGGGGCCATTAGACCGCGCGGAAGCCACAATGGGGGGCCATTAGACCGCGCGGAGGCCACAATGGGGGGCCATTAGACCGCGCGGAGGCCACAATGGGGGGCCATTAGACCGCGCGGAGGCCACAATGGGGGGCCATTAGACCGCGCGGAGGCCACAATGGGGGGCCATTAGACCGCGCGGAGGCCACAATGGGGGGCCATTAGACCGCGCGGAGGCCACAATGGGGGGCCATTAGACCGCGCGGAGGCCACAATGGGGGGCCATTAGACCGCGCGTAGGCCACAATGGGGGGCCATTAGACCGCGCGGAGGCCACAATGGGGGCCATTAGACCGCGCGGAGGCCACAATGGGGGGCATTAGACCGCGCGGAGGCCACAATGGGGGGCATTAGACCGCGCGGAGGCcacaatggggggcattatactgcagggggggcactatactgcggAGCCCacaatggggcattatgctgtgtgggggtactgtgggagcatgatactgtgtgggctgaactgggtgtgtatgggcaggaatTGGGCAGGTTTgaggcgtggcttaacagggATCAAAGTTGTtcctctttgcaatacttgaaaaTTGGGAGGTATGGGGGTGGATGATGTGTGCATGCATTCCCTGAGATTAGGAATCTGAGAAATATGAGTGACAACCCTTGAAGGAACTGTAATGACATCAATATTGGTTATCATAAAGCTTTCCTAGTGACAGATCTAGCTAAGAAATGGCTGAATATGAACTTTCCATCTTGATAGTAGTAGAAAACTCAGACTTTAAAGACCCCCCTTAATAAATGAGGAATAAACCCCCACAGCTAGATGTCGAGATGACATTATAAACAATGTATTAGACAATTGCTATATAactaattccctaatatattggGTAAAGTAGATCCTGAGTGGAGTAGTCCGGTGATAAAACTAGTACGGTACATCACTGACTGCGGAGACTTCACGTGTATGATACGAGATGCCTTCAAATTAAACAGGAAAACCTGTGACTGCTCCGCAGAACTATGACATAGATTCCCCCCCCCCAGCAAAGCAAAGGGCAGGACCAGAGCAGGAAACAATTGGTTTATGCATTGTCTGTAATaatacattaaggcctcatgcacacgaccgtagccatgtgcacggccgtgattttcgggtcggccagcagcAGTCTCACAAGCGAGcctccgcccgcaaatcgcgggacatgcacatggccgcggatattattttcaatgagcctggactgcagaacacggccgtaataagacaggtccgttctttctgcggtgcgggctcccgggccgtacacggaccgtaaaaactacgatcgtgtgcatggccccatagaaatgaatggggccacaattctcccgtggattttcgggggaattgcggccgcgaaaacacgttcgtgtgcatggggcctaacccttaaggccccatgcacacgaccgtgcccgcaatcaaggcccgcgattgcgggcacggccggccgccgactgacagccgcattttcgggccgtgctcccatactttgtccgCACTTTGTCCACACGGCCCACAAAATGCAaatgaacggacatgttccataattttctgaacattttctgaacatttccacggcacggacacccttccgtagtgctacggaagggtgtctgcgttcaatgaaagtgaatgggtccatttttgcggaccggaattttttttacggtcgtgtgcat is a genomic window containing:
- the MRPL23 gene encoding large ribosomal subunit protein uL23m isoform X1 — protein: METNSIQGPSAKRKHVTLTIPQKLEIIRRLESGESRASIMEEFNIGSSTIYDIKKRKDQLCSFVASSETMKGLMKRQTLKQPKLAQLDKVVYRWFTEIRSRGITVTGPMIIGKAKAFYAEMEMTEKCIFSEGWLRNFKERHGIRKVSDTAELFSKDAESTEGSSEFFSSLLKEQKLLPTKIYNGEGFVEEWMVVDKDTPVVQYIDDEFQDVKIEVPGPPDKEEEEVVEEPKRKYTWNQASEFITKFVEFAETNSHYSPSEVMNLRIVLDKFYQKRAAVMKRFHKNRCKKHPKRKSVLTSTPTTSIIVKAIDPHSQGRSISPVSIEYKVEELDVSDGAEENIKLEDLSD